GCCTATAGGCAAAGAGTTTTTTCGAAAACCGTAAAGTTTTTTAAAATCTTTTTCTAAAAGCTTTTTAGCTCTGCTTATCTGATAATAGAAAGGATCCTCTTTTTTTATAGTGTCGTAAAATCTTTGCGACTCATAAAAGAGATACATCTGTATACTTCCTAAAAGTATCGATAATGAAAGCAAGATATTAACTACCGAGAAATCCTTCGTTAGAGTGGCAATTGCCGCTAAGATCAAAGTGCCAATATAACCGGTGCTAAAAAATCGATATGTGGTACTTTTTCTGTTCCAGGTAGGCTTTGCCGGAATTTTATAGATCATAGATTGGGCGTAGATACCGTAAGTGCCGGTTATTGCCGTTACTATCTCTAAAACCACTCTTAAAAAACCCTCTTCTTCAAAATAGTAAAACAGAGTCACTACTCCCATTAGAGCCGTAAAGATACCTAAAAAGAGCGCCTCTTTACTAAGCCAGGAAGATTTTAGGTTTTTCATAGCGCTAAGTGCTTTTACGGGACGTCCAAGATGAAGAGCAGACAATGGTAGCCCGATGGCGCTTAATGCAAAAACAGTAAAAGCCATTGCGAAATTGGGCTCAGGTAAAGAGGTGATTTTACTTGCTATATCTCCCAACAAAAGTGCCAAGAAACCGATAAAACTTACCTGAGTTAAAACTGTCATAAAAACAAGTGGCAACTCTTTGTGTGCCGGTTTTATGAGATCTCTATCGGCCGGTTCTAAAGTTTTTGGCATATTTTCGGGTAGAGTAAATCTTGTAGTGGAGTTGGTTACTCTTGCATCAATAAGTCCAGGTGCGTTTCCTTCTTCATCTATTTTGCCATTTAGCCACTCCTCTTTGTTTACTACCTCTATCTCTATAGCGCCTTCTGGACATGCTTGAACACAGGCTGTAGTTTGGTTGTTTTCTATCCTCTCAAAGCACATATGGCATTTTGTTACGATATGGCGCTCTTCATGAAAAACAGGTACGTCGTAAGGACAGTTCCAAGTACAGTATTGACACCCTATGCAAGCTTCGTCGTCGTGGATTACGATGCCGTTGTCTAGCTTTATATAGCTTTGGGTAGGACAACCTTTGAGACACCACGGATCGATACAGTGATTACAACTCATAGAAAAAAATATCTGGCTTACGTTTGGAAAAACTCCTCCTTCAACTTCTCCAACTCTTCTCCATTTTACGTCAAAAGGATTGTTGTTTTGTTCGTTGCAGGCAACTTCACAACAATGACAACCTATACATTTAGTCGCGTCAAAATGAAACCTATACTGTTCGCCCGGTTTTAACTTTGGAAGATCTATAGAGTAGTTTCCGCACTGCATACCGGTTTTGGCTTTATAGTTTATAAAACTCTCAACCGCGCTCATATTTTTCCTTGATATTTGTTTTATTTATATTATAGTAATAATTGTTCTAAAAATATTACATAAACTGATTAAAAAATAGTCACTTTAAAAGAAGCATTATTAAAATGAAATTTACAATCAAAGAGACTATAAAGGCGCTTTTATAAACTTTTACCGGTTCCTTTTCTAGCAGCGTAGCGTTTGGATCAAAATAGGGTTTTACCTTTTCCGGATTGTTAAGCTCAAAGTCCATTTCGCTGTAGTGTTGATATCTATTGGAGGGATCGATCTCTATAGCTCTTAATATTATTGTTTCGAACCATTGCGGTACGGCTCTATTAAACTCTTTTACTCTTTTTGCTCTTTTAAAGGTAGGATTTTGAAAAGGCTCAATCTCTCCATAAGGCAACTTTTGAGTGAGCACTTCGTATAGAGTTACGCCAATTGCGAATATTTCGGTAGATTCGTTTATAGAGGAGCCTTTAAATCTTTCGGGCGCTAGGTAAGATGGAGTTCCTGCTCTATTGGTTAGAGAAAATATCTCTACGATAGAGCCGAAATCAACCAATTTAAAAATCTCTTTATCTCCTCTTTTAGTTATGATGATATTTTCCAGTTTGATATCTCCGTGGACTAGATTATATTTTAAAAGATAATTTGAAGCTCCAATGAGAAATTTGGCAAGATTGATCGCCTCTTCAATATGTAGGTTTCTTTTTGAGACTCTCTGCTTTAATGTTTCGCCTTCGATATACTCCATTACATAGTATCGAACGCTTCTATTTTTAGGTATAACCGCTTTTGGAAAAAATCCTGCTTTTAATCTTTTAGCATTCCAGGCTTCTTGAACGAAAAGATCAAGAAGTTTTTTATCTTGTGCAGCCTCGGCGGGAGGAAATTTCATAACATATCTAACACCCTTTTTTTCTACCAACCAAGTTCTTTTGTTTTGTATAAGAGGTTTTATAAGTCTATATCCGTCTATGATTTCATCTTTTTTTATATTCTGCGGGATAGGTAGGTTTTGCTGTTTGAGTTGGGCTCTTATATCTAGCTCTTTAATCTCTATTACCACTGCACTTGTATCATCTGGAAGATTGTCTTTTACTTTTTTACTAGCAAACTTTATTAAAGAGTTAGCATCAAGTTTAAGTCTTTCTTTAATCTCCTCTTTGGATAAAACTGATGTAACCCCATCACTGCAAAGGAGTATCTTATCTTTAGGTTGAATGAAGTTTTCAAAAAAATATGGTTCAATACTATTATTCATACCGATAGCCTGAGTTAAAATGTTACTACCTTTTTCTAAAATATGATCAAATGAGAGTTTTTGAAGTTTCCCTTTTCTTAAAAGATAGATTGGACTGTCTCCTACGTTTGCACCGTACAATCTATTGCCTTCTATCACAACAATACTTATAGTAGTTAAAAACTCTGGTTTTTCAAACTCTAAGATAGATTCTTTGTATAAAATTTCATTTATATTTTTTATGAAAGTTAGCAAAGATTTTTCTATACTCCAGCTAGAAGGCCTGGATTTAAAATTGTTTAGCATATAGCTAACGACTCTGTTTGCGGCTTCCCTCCCGGCTTGAGCGCTTCCTACGCCGTCGCAGATGATACCTACTACTATATCGTCAAAAATCCTAACCGCATAAGAATCATCGCTTAAAAGCTCTTTTCCTTTTGCCAGTCCGAAGGCACTAACTTTAAAGTTCTCTTTCATTGTCCAATTCCAAAAAGGTCTAAAATCATAAATTGAGTGTTCTGAATAAATAGCAAATTTCGCTCAAGCGAGTTATCATTTTTGCTTTTGGCAACGCTTAAAAATTTTATTAAAAAGTGCGAACGCAAGCGCCCCTTCGGGGTTAAGCGTACTTTTTTGCTCTTATGACCAACATAAAATTTTCAAGCTAAAATGATAAAGCTTTCGCTCAATTTCTATTTATTCAGAGGTTTCAATTAGTTGTTTATATCAAATCTCTAAATCCTTCCCCCAGCTTGTAATCCCCAAGTTGTTCTCCATCTAGTCTTAACCAAACTTATGCCGATTATTGCTAATATCACTATTGTTGCAAATATAAAAAAGCCTGTATTGTAGCTATTAAAGGCCGCTTTGCTCCATCCTAACGTCTTAACTAGAGCTGTCCCTCCAAGTCCTCCGGCACATCCGACTATGCCCGTCATTATACCCATATCTTTACCAAATCTTTGCGGAACAAGTTGGAAAACGGCTCCGTTTGCCATCCCTAAAAATGCCATAATAGTAAAAAGTACTATAATGGCTATATAGAAATTGCTAACGATAGTTGCGTTTAATATCGCCATAGCCGCTACTATTCCGTAAAATATATATAGCGATTTTACCCCGCCCATTTTATCGGCGATTGCGCCTCCAACAGGTCTTAGTATCGCTCCTGCAAATATACAAAGAGCTCCAAAATATCCGGCTACTACTTTTACGTTCGACTCGCTTAAGATTTTTAGCCCTATTTCGGCCATTTCCGGTTTGTAAACATCCATCAAATATACTTTCATATAGTTTGCAAATCCTACGAAACCGCCAAAACTTACTGCATAAAAGAGACTAAACCACCAAGTATCTTTATCTTTTAAAAGTTTTAGATAATCACTCGGTTTTTTCTTTCTGGGAGTATAGATCTCCGGCGGCGCGTCCTTTGCCATCAATATATAGGTTATTAAGATAATCGTCGATAAAACGCCTCCAACCAAAAATACTGAAGGCCATCCCCAAATTTCCGCAATTTTTGGTGCAAATATATAGTCTATCACCACACCGATATTTCCCGCACCGGCAAGTCCCAAAACTAAGCCTTGTAAACGAGGTGGATACCACTGTCCGGCTTGAGGAAGAGCTACCGCAAAACTAGCTCCGGCAAATCCTAAACCGAAAGCGACGGCTAGTAATTCTTGATAGGTAATGTTTTCGCCTCTAAAAAAGGTATAAAAGAGTGAAACTATCACTATTGATTGGGCTATTATTGCGGTTTTTTTTGCTCCAATATTGTCAACAAAAAAACCTAACAAAATTCTAAGGATGGCTCCTCCCAATATAGGAATCGCAAGTAGTGTTGCCTTTTGGTTTGGATCTAGTATAAAACCTTGTTTTGCTAAAGATTCGGCTATTTCGTTAGCAAGAGGTCCAAGCATAGTCCAAACCATAAAACTAAAATCAAAATATAAAAAAGCAGCGATTAGCGTGGGTAGATGACCCGCACTCTTTAATTCACCCAGCTTCATCATTTCTCCTTGTTTTTTTGATTGTAAAATTATAACAGCTATTTATTTATAAAATATACAGAAAAATGGTTAAAAAATATACAATAGATATATTTTATTGTTTTTGCTTTTATAAATTCGCCTGTTTCTATCTATATAATAGACAGTAAAGAGATTACAGATTTATATATTTAATATATTGATTAATATTATTAGGTGGATTTATAATATACTCGTTGCTTATTAACTGGTTAAAAATTAATCAATAACAATATGAAAAAATATCTTATTTGTTGATACAATTTTCTTGAGCAAATCATAAAAGGAGAAGTGATGAAGAGAGTTTGGCTTATGCTTTTGGCTTTAATGCCATCTTTGCTTTTAGCGGAAGATAAACTAAACAGCGGTGATACCGCTTGGATGATTGTTGCTACGGCGTTTGTTATGCTTATGACGCCAGCTGGTTTAGCACTTTTTTATGGAGGTATGACAAGAGCTAAAAACGTACTAAATACCTATATGATGGTATTTATGGCGTACGTAATAGGCTCAATTGTATGGGTTTTATGGGGTTATTCACTTGCTTTTAACGGTGATGGAGCTATCATAGGTGATCTTAGCAAGATTTTTCTAAATGGAGTTACCGTAGACTCTTTGAGCGGTTCGTATCCTGAATTTGTATTTATAGCTTTTCAAGGAACTTTTGCAGCTATTACGGTAGCTATAGCTAGCGGTTCGGTAATAGAGAGATTAAAATTTTCTACGTGGCTAATATTTACAGTTTTTTGGGTAACTTTCGTATATGTTCCGATTGCCCATATGGTTTGGGGTGGTGGATTTTTGTACAATGACGGCGCTTTAGACTTTGCCGGCGGCACGGTTGTACATATGAACGGAGGTTTGGCTGGTCTTATAATGGCTTTGATGTTAGGTCGTAGAAAAGGTTATCCAAAAGAGCCTATGAAACCTTCAAGTATTATTTTAACCGCTGTTGGTGCCGCGCTACTTTGGTTTGGATGGTTTGGTTTTAACGCTGGAAGCGAATTTGCCGCAGACGGTGTAGCAGGAAGCGCTCTTTTGGTAACTAACTTTGCAGCTGCTGTTGGTGCTTTGACTTGGGTAATAATTGAGTGGATAAGATATAAAAAACCAACACTTCTTGGTGCCGCTACAGGTGCGATAGCCGGTCTAGTTGCTATAACTCCGGCAGCAGGGTTTGTGGATGTTTTCGGAGCTTTGGTTATCGGAGCTGGAGGTTCAGTTTTTGGATTTTTCGGAATTACTTGGATGAAAAAAGTTTTCAAATATGACGATAGTCTTGACGCTTTTGGTGTACACTTTTTAGCAGGACTTTGGGGAGCGATAGCAACTGGAATCTTTGCGTTGCAAAATCTTGCTTGGGACGGAAGCCCTCTAAAAGATAATGGAGATAGAGCGGCTCAGATGTTAATACAGCTTGAATCTGTCGTAGTTACTATGATCTATACAGCTGTAGCAACTGCTGTAGTTTACTTTATCTCTAGCCTTATAACTGGCGGTGGAAGAGTTGACGAAGAGACTGAGACTAGAGGTCTTGACGAAGCTGTACACGGTGAAAGAGGTTTTAATCTATAATTTGGTATCATTTTAAAAAATAGGGTGAAGGTTGAAGGTTGAAGGGCGAAAATGAAAGTTACTCTTTCTCCTTTATCCTTCTTCCTTCGTCCTTACAATAAAAGGAGAAGAGATGAAAAAAGTTGAAGCTGTTATTAAACCTTTTAAACTTGAAGACGTAAAAGAGGGATTAGCCGAGATTGGCATTACCGGTATGACTGTAACAGAAGTTAAAGGTTATGGAAGACAACAAGGACATAGTGAGTTATATAGAGGAGCCGAATACGCCGTAGATTTTTTACCAAAGATTAAGATAGAGGTTGTAGTACCGGCCGATGAAGTGGATAACGTTATAGAAAAGATTATAGAAAATGCAAGAACCGGTAAAATAGGAGATGGAAAAATATTTGTTACCGATATTGAAAAGGTAGTTAGAATTAGAACGGGTGAAACCGACGAAGAGGCTCTATAAAGCTGGTTAAAAATTGTGCATTTAGTTTAAGTTATAGTTAAAAGTGGTTAAAAAATAATCATCTATTATCCCATCCTTTTGATAGAATAATAAAAAATTTTCACAAAGGATGGGATATGGATGTAAGTCAATTTTCTTACGTTATAGATACTCTCTTTGCGCTTTTTGCGATGACTCTCATAATCTTAATGGTTCCTGGCTTTGCTATGCTAGAAGCGGGACTTGTTAGAACCAAAAACGTTACTGCCGTTTTAACCGTCAATACAATGATATATGCGGTTGCTTCTATAATGTTTTTATTAGTCGGCTATCAGTTGGCTTTTGGTGGCTGGGAAAACGACTCGATGAGTAAATGGGCTGCGTTTTTGTTTCAGATGGCTTTTGTTGGTAAAACCGTCAATATTATGAGCGGAGGTGTAAGTGAGAGGACAAAGGTTATTCCTTTGACGATTTTTACTATAGTTATGGCGGCTCTTATCTATCCGGTGGTAGTTAACTGGACTTGGGGAGCCAACTTTTTAGAGGGAACTATCTTAGATATTAGTTCGATGCACGATCTAGCAGGCTCTACTGTTATTCACTCTACGGGAGCTTGGGCGTTACTGGCGGCTATTTTGATAATCGGTCCAAGACACGGTAGATACGTAAATGGAAAAATAAAAGTTATTCCGGCTTCTAATATCCCTTTGGTAGTATTGGGAGCTTTTTTACTTTGGATTGGATGGTTCGGTTT
This Nitrosophilus labii DNA region includes the following protein-coding sequences:
- a CDS encoding MFS transporter → MKLGELKSAGHLPTLIAAFLYFDFSFMVWTMLGPLANEIAESLAKQGFILDPNQKATLLAIPILGGAILRILLGFFVDNIGAKKTAIIAQSIVIVSLFYTFFRGENITYQELLAVAFGLGFAGASFAVALPQAGQWYPPRLQGLVLGLAGAGNIGVVIDYIFAPKIAEIWGWPSVFLVGGVLSTIILITYILMAKDAPPEIYTPRKKKPSDYLKLLKDKDTWWFSLFYAVSFGGFVGFANYMKVYLMDVYKPEMAEIGLKILSESNVKVVAGYFGALCIFAGAILRPVGGAIADKMGGVKSLYIFYGIVAAMAILNATIVSNFYIAIIVLFTIMAFLGMANGAVFQLVPQRFGKDMGIMTGIVGCAGGLGGTALVKTLGWSKAAFNSYNTGFFIFATIVILAIIGISLVKTRWRTTWGLQAGGRI
- a CDS encoding ammonium transporter, which encodes MKRVWLMLLALMPSLLLAEDKLNSGDTAWMIVATAFVMLMTPAGLALFYGGMTRAKNVLNTYMMVFMAYVIGSIVWVLWGYSLAFNGDGAIIGDLSKIFLNGVTVDSLSGSYPEFVFIAFQGTFAAITVAIASGSVIERLKFSTWLIFTVFWVTFVYVPIAHMVWGGGFLYNDGALDFAGGTVVHMNGGLAGLIMALMLGRRKGYPKEPMKPSSIILTAVGAALLWFGWFGFNAGSEFAADGVAGSALLVTNFAAAVGALTWVIIEWIRYKKPTLLGAATGAIAGLVAITPAAGFVDVFGALVIGAGGSVFGFFGITWMKKVFKYDDSLDAFGVHFLAGLWGAIATGIFALQNLAWDGSPLKDNGDRAAQMLIQLESVVVTMIYTAVATAVVYFISSLITGGGRVDEETETRGLDEAVHGERGFNL
- a CDS encoding P-II family nitrogen regulator; this translates as MKKVEAVIKPFKLEDVKEGLAEIGITGMTVTEVKGYGRQQGHSELYRGAEYAVDFLPKIKIEVVVPADEVDNVIEKIIENARTGKIGDGKIFVTDIEKVVRIRTGETDEEAL
- a CDS encoding bifunctional protein-serine/threonine kinase/phosphatase, with the protein product MKENFKVSAFGLAKGKELLSDDSYAVRIFDDIVVGIICDGVGSAQAGREAANRVVSYMLNNFKSRPSSWSIEKSLLTFIKNINEILYKESILEFEKPEFLTTISIVVIEGNRLYGANVGDSPIYLLRKGKLQKLSFDHILEKGSNILTQAIGMNNSIEPYFFENFIQPKDKILLCSDGVTSVLSKEEIKERLKLDANSLIKFASKKVKDNLPDDTSAVVIEIKELDIRAQLKQQNLPIPQNIKKDEIIDGYRLIKPLIQNKRTWLVEKKGVRYVMKFPPAEAAQDKKLLDLFVQEAWNAKRLKAGFFPKAVIPKNRSVRYYVMEYIEGETLKQRVSKRNLHIEEAINLAKFLIGASNYLLKYNLVHGDIKLENIIITKRGDKEIFKLVDFGSIVEIFSLTNRAGTPSYLAPERFKGSSINESTEIFAIGVTLYEVLTQKLPYGEIEPFQNPTFKRAKRVKEFNRAVPQWFETIILRAIEIDPSNRYQHYSEMDFELNNPEKVKPYFDPNATLLEKEPVKVYKSAFIVSLIVNFILIMLLLK
- a CDS encoding ammonium transporter, which translates into the protein MDVSQFSYVIDTLFALFAMTLIILMVPGFAMLEAGLVRTKNVTAVLTVNTMIYAVASIMFLLVGYQLAFGGWENDSMSKWAAFLFQMAFVGKTVNIMSGGVSERTKVIPLTIFTIVMAALIYPVVVNWTWGANFLEGTILDISSMHDLAGSTVIHSTGAWALLAAILIIGPRHGRYVNGKIKVIPASNIPLVVLGAFLLWIGWFGFNGGSVGTISSKENADAVALTIMNTNTAGLAGAIVVGIIMYLRYKKFDITMILNGALGGLVAITAGADLFDIYTPILIGAIGGALVAFFVPFFDRLKIDDPVGALSVHLVNGIWGTIAVGIFVKDVSLWAQIKGILVVAVFAFISSYLVLWAINKVIPFRANDDEQLEGLDILECGIESYPEFKRAI
- a CDS encoding DmsC/YnfH family molybdoenzyme membrane anchor subunit; the encoded protein is MSAVESFINYKAKTGMQCGNYSIDLPKLKPGEQYRFHFDATKCIGCHCCEVACNEQNNNPFDVKWRRVGEVEGGVFPNVSQIFFSMSCNHCIDPWCLKGCPTQSYIKLDNGIVIHDDEACIGCQYCTWNCPYDVPVFHEERHIVTKCHMCFERIENNQTTACVQACPEGAIEIEVVNKEEWLNGKIDEEGNAPGLIDARVTNSTTRFTLPENMPKTLEPADRDLIKPAHKELPLVFMTVLTQVSFIGFLALLLGDIASKITSLPEPNFAMAFTVFALSAIGLPLSALHLGRPVKALSAMKNLKSSWLSKEALFLGIFTALMGVVTLFYYFEEEGFLRVVLEIVTAITGTYGIYAQSMIYKIPAKPTWNRKSTTYRFFSTGYIGTLILAAIATLTKDFSVVNILLSLSILLGSIQMYLFYESQRFYDTIKKEDPFYYQISRAKKLLEKDFKKLYGFRKNSLPIGAIFLPLTAVIALNAGSSSFAFLSIALAVLISFGSELAGRLLFYSSAVKTGMPGNFFAGNQR